TGCTTGCTTAATCACTAAAAACGTCAAGCCTTAAAAACACACATGCACCGGCACATGGTCCCGGGTGCCGCTGGCAGCGTCTAACGCGGTCAACGGTCGGATCCATGGGGTGCGTGGAGGCCTAACCCGAGTTTGAGGAGTTTTACCATGTCTCACGTCAATATGCGTGACCTGCTTAAAGCAGGCGCTCACTTCGGTCACCAGACTAAGTACTGGAATCCGAAAATGAGCAAATTTATCTTCGGCGCGCGCAACAAGATTCACATCATCAACCTTGAGCACACTCTGCCGGCACTGAATGAAGCGGTTGATGTGGTTGAGAAGATGGCGGCATCCAACAACAAAATTTTGTTTGTTGGCACCAAGCGCAGCGCTAGCAAGGTAATTAAAGAAGAAGCAAACCGCAGTGGCCAGCCGTTCGTCAACCATCGCTGGTTGGGCGGCATGCTGACTAACTTCAAGACCATTCGCCAGTCGATTAAGCGCCTGCGTGAGCTTGAAGCAATGCGCGAAGACGGTACGTTCGAGAAGCTGACCAAGAAAGAAGTCTTGATGGCGACTCGCGAGCAAGAAAAACTTGAGCGTTCTATCGGCGGCATCAAGAACATGGGCGGCCTTCCGGACGCGCTGTTCGTCATCGACGTTGACCATGAGCGTATTGCGATCAACGAAGCCAACAAGCTTGGCATCCCGGTCATCGGCGTGGTGGATACTAACTCCAACCCCGATGGCGTTGATTACGTGATCCCAGGCAACGATGACTCTATCCGCGCTATCCAGATCTACGTTAAAGCGATTGCGGATGCGTGTGGTCGTGCCAAAGAAAGCAATGCTCAAGAGTTTGTTGAAGTGACCGAAGAGGCCGCTGCAGCTGAAGACAACACGGCAGCTGAGTAATAGCCGCTGTGGATGCGCTGATTTAGCCGCATCGTGATGAAGGGGGCTATGCCCCCTTTGTCGCGCTACAGATGAATAATCTGAGCAAGTCGAATTTGCCAGCTCATCGAAGCCGGCCTCGTAATGCAGAGTGATACATGATGGTCATCTATGTTGGCTATACTCGCCTGTGTTGCGTCTAACTCTCATAGCACTATTTTCAAGTGCTACTTCAATAGCACTATTTCAGAGGTGAATTCTCATGGCAGCTATTAGCGCCTCTCAGGTCAAGGAACTTCGCGAACGTACCGGTCTCGGCATGATGGAGTGTAAAAAAGCACTCACCGAAACCGACGGCGATATCGACGTTGCAATCGAAAACCTGCGCAAAAATTCAGGCCTTAAGGCCGCGAAGAAAGCCGATCGTATCGCCGCAGAAGGTGTGGTGGTTACGCGCGTAGCGGAAGACGGTAGCTACGGTGTAATGGTCGAAATCAACTCCGAGACTGACTTTGTTGCACGTGATGACAACTTCATTTCGTTTGCTGACAAAATCGTTGGTGGTTTCTTCGCTGCTAAAAATGAAGATGTCGCTGCGGTCATGGCGGGCGATCTGGAGACTGCACGTGAGCAGTTGGTTCAGAAAATCGGCGAGAATATCGGCGTGCGTCGTGCCGTCGTTGTTAACGCTGTAGGCGGTGGCTTGGTCGGCGAATACGTCCACGGTGGCCGTATTGGTGTTCTGACTGTATTGACTGGCGGTACCGCTGCTGTGGCGAAAGATGTTGCGATGCACGTGGCCGCCATCAATCCTGCGGTTGCGCTGCCTGCTGACATGCCCCAAGAACAGCTTGATCAAGAAAAAGCTATTATCCTGGCGCAGCCGGATATGGCCGGTAAGCCGGAGCAGATTGCTGAGAAAATGGTGCAGGGTCGCTTGAAAAAGTACCTGGCCGAAAACAGCCTGACCGAGCAGCCGTTTGTTAAAGATCCTAACCAGACCGTTGCTGAGTTCGTTAAAGCAGCGGGCGGCGAAGTCGTGAGCTTTACGCGCTTTGAAGTGGGTGAAGGTATCGAGAAAGAAGAAGTCGATTTTGCTAAAGAAGTTATGGAACAGGCTGGCCGTCGCTAGGGTCAGAGGTTTCAAGAAGAAGATGGCGTGCGCGCGAGCGCACGCCTTTGCGTATCCGGCCCTTGTAATTGGTTCTAGTGCAACGGATGGTTGTACAAATCAGGGCTACCCCGCCTGCTTGTATTCAGGCCTGCCTCAGGAGAGATGCCATGTCACGTGATGTTCAAGAGCCGACCCCTTACGTCGCACCCAGCAAAGGCAACGCTGAGAGCTCGAAGTCAAAATACAAACGTATTTTGCTCAAGCTTTCGGGTGAAGCGCTGATGGGTGAACACGATTTTGGTATTGACCCTAAGGTGCTTGACCGCCTAGCGCTGGAAATCGGTCAGCTGGTGGGTATTGGCGTGCAAGTGGGTATCGTGATTGGCGGCGGTAACTTGTTCCGCGGCGCCGCACTCAGCGAGGCCGGTATGGATCGCGTGACTGGCGACCATATGGGGATGCTGGCCACCGTCATGAATGCGCTGGCCATGCGTGACGCTCTAGAGCGTTCTAATATTCGCTCGCGTGTTATGTCGGCTATTCCGATGAGCGGCGTGGTTGAGCACTACGATCGACGCACTGCTATTCGTTACTTAACCTCCGGCGACGTTGTGCTTTTCTCAGCGGGAACGGGTAACCCCTTCTTTACCACTGATTCTGCTGCCTGTTTGCGCGGCATTGAAGTGGACGCTGACGTGGTGATCAAGGCGACCAAAGTTGATGGCGTCTACAATAAAGATCCGGTAAAACATCCGGATGCTGTTAAGTATGACCAGCTTTCTTACGACGACGCTCTAGATCAAAAGCTAGGCGTTATGGATTTGACCGCTATCTGCCTGGTACGTGACCATAATATGCCGGTGCGGGTGTTTGACATGAATAAACCTGGTGCCCTGCTGAATATGGTGGTGGGGGGCAAGGAAGGCACGCTGATATATAGAGGGTAATGACGTGATCAACGATATTAAGAAAGACGCCGAATCGCGCATGAAGAAAAGCGTTGATGCGCTGAATAGTAACTTCAATAAAATCCGTACCGGGCGCGCTCATCCGAGTATTTTGGACGCGGTCACCGTTGACTATTACGGTAGCCAGGTGCCGCTGGGCCAAGTAGCCTCTGTGAACGTTGAAGATGCTCGCACGCTGAGCATTGCGCCATGGGAACAGGGCATGGTGCAGAAGATCGAGAAGGCCATCATGACGTCTGATCTTGGCCTTAACCCGGCCAGCGCGGGTAACGTCATTCGCGTTCCGATGCCGATGCTGACGGAAGAAACCCGCAAGGTTTACATTAAGCAGGCGCGCAGCGAAGCAGAGAATGCCCGCGTTGCCGTGCGCAACGTGCGTCGTGATGCCAACGGTGACTTTAAGTCGCTGTTAAAAGAGAAAGACATTACCGAAGACGATCAGCGTCAAGGTGAAGATGAGGTTCAGAAGCTGACCGACAAATATATCGCTGAAGTCGATAAAGCGTTGGCCGCCAAAGAACAGGATCTGATGCAGGTATAATTCTGTGTTTTATTCAACGACGGGCAGCGTTAGCTGCCCGTTTTTCCACGCTTTGTCGGGTGTTTTATGACTGATTTTTGGTGCGAGAACCCATGACGTCACCGCAGTTTCCCAAAAAACAGCCGGACGATGCCAGCGCTCTTTCCCTAGATGGGGAGGCTATGCCGTCCCATGTTGCCATCATTATGGATGGTAATAACCGCTGGGCGCGTGCGCGCGGGCTTTCTGGCGTGCGTGGGCACCGCGCAGGGGTTGAAGCGGTTCGCGCGGTGATTCAGCGTGCTGCTGAGCGTGAGGTAAAAACGCTTAGCCTATTCGCTTTCTCCAGCGAAAATTGGAAACGCCCAGCGGCAGAGGTTAACGCGCTGATGGAGCTGTTTTTAATGGCGCTCAAGCGTGAAGTCAAAAAGCTCAACGAGCGCAATGTCCGGCTGTCGATTATTGGCGAAGAGCGTGGTTTTTCCCACGCTATCCAAAAGCATATCCAGCGTGCTGAGGCGCTAACCGCGCACAACACGGGTATGCATTTAGTGATTGCCGCCAACTATGGTGGGCAGTGGGAGATCGCCCGCGCGGCACGCACTTTAGCCGAGCAGGTCGCCGCCGGTGACTTAGCGCCTTCCGCCATCGATGAAGATTGTTTCGATGCAGCGATGGGCAGCGAGCGGGTGCCGCCGGTCGATCTGTGCATACGGACGAGCGGAGAGCAGCGGCTATCAAATTTCATGCTTTGGCAGCTTGCTTACGCTGAGCTGCACTTTTCACCTCTGTTATGGCCTGATTTCGGCGCAGACGCTTTTGATCTGGCGTTAAACGACTTCTGTCAGCGGCGTCGTCGCTTTGGTATGACAGACGAACAAATTGAGGCGCAAGGTGCTTAAACAGCGGATTATCACCGCAGCTTGGTTAGCGCCTCTGACGCTAATCGGCCTGTTCGGATTACAAGGCGGTGCGTTTGCGCTGTTTACAGCCTTGATGGTTCTGCTTGGCGCTTGGGAGTGGACCAACTTAGCCGGCGTTACTCGACAGCGCATCCGCTTACAGCTGGTCGCCGCTATGGCTTTACTGATGGCAATTATGTGGCTTAGCGGTGCGGTATTTGCCGTTTGGCCGCTATGGCTAGCCGCAGTGGGCTGGTTAGCAAATCTTTACTGGGTCGTACGCTACCCGGCAGCGGGGACGCAGTGGCAAACCACCACGCGCCGCTTAGCGATGGGTTTATGGGTGCTGCTGCCGTGCTGGGTAGGCTTTAACGTGCTGCGTGATAGCGGCGCGATTTGGCTGTTGTTCGTGATGCTGCTGGTCTGGACCGCCGATATCGGTGCTTATTTTGCCGGCCGTCGGTGGGGTAAGCGTAAGCTTGCGCCTCGCGTTAGCCCCGGTAAGTCCTGGGAAGGCGTTATTGGAGGGCTGGTGGCAACCTCTCTGCTGGCGCTAGCGTTTGCCATTTGGCAGCCGCTGGGCCTAGCAGGAGGAATAGCGCTGATCATAATTACCGCCTTGGTTACTTTGATTTCCGTGCTGGGTGATTTGTTAGAAAGCATGTTGAAGCGATATCGCAATATTAAGGATTCCAGCCAGCTGCTGCCTGGTCACGGCGGAGTTTTAGACCGTATTGATAGCCTGACAGCCGCCATTCCGCTGTTTGCGCTGCTGTATCTCGAAGTTTTGCTCTCAATGCTTGCCTCGTCCCTGGGTCAAGGGCCGCCGCTATGATTCAGTCAGCTAAGCCATCATCGTTGCAACGAGTCACGGTGCTAGGCTCAACGGGCTCTGTGGGTACGAGCACGCTGGACGTGATTGCCCGCCACCCCGAGCGCTATGCGGTTCATGCGTTAACTGCGCACACCTCAAAAGAAGCGTTGCTCGCTCAGTGTTTGATACATCGACCCGCGGTCGCCGTGCTGGATAGCGACGCTGATGCTGCGTGGCTACGTCGTGAACTTAAGCAAGCTGGGCAGCCAGTCGATGTCAGTGCCGGCCCGCAGGCGCTATGTGACGTTGCTCGAGATGCCAGTGTCGACTGTGTTATGGCCGCCATTGTGGGCGCCGCAGGGTTGCTGCCAGCACTGGCGGCGGCGGAGGCAGGTAAGCGAGTGCTGCTAGCCAATAAAGAGGCACTGGTCATGAGCGGCGCGCTGTTTATGGACGCTGTTTCCCGTTCGGGCGCAACGCTATTGCCAATTGATTCCGAACATAATGCCATCTATCAGTGTCTACCCGTGGAGCACCGCGGTGGGTTGGCACAACACGGCATTACCCAGCTTATGTTGACGGCCTCTGGAGGGCCGTTTCGCACCTGGCGTCAGGCCGACATCGATAGCGCAACGCCAGAGCAGGCCTGTGCCCATCCTAATTGGTCAATGGGGCGCAAGATTTCCGTCGACAGCGCAACGTTGATGAATAAAGGGTTAGAGCTGATTGAAGCCTGCTGGTTATTTGATGCAACGCCTGAGCAAATCCAGGTGGTGGTTCACCCGCAAAGCGTGATTCACTCCATGGTGGCGTATCATGACGGGTCAGTGATTGCCCAGCTGGGTAATCCAGATATGCGCACGCCTATTGCCTACGGGCTTGCTTGGCCTGAGCGGATTAACGCAGGTGTTGAAACTCTTGATCTTTTTCAGGTGGCACGGCTCGATTTTGAAGCCCCTGACGAAGCGCGTTTTCCCTGTTTAGGCCTTGCTCGCGCAGCGATGCAGCAAGGCGGCTTGGCGCCGACCGTATTAAATGCAGCGAACGAAATAGCGGTTGAGGCATTTTTACAGCGTCGGCTGGGCTTTTCGGCGATTGGGCAGTTGGTAGAAGAAATTCTTTCGCGCCCCTCTGAAGGTCGCGTTGATAGTGTGGAAAGCGTATTGGCAGCCGACCAGTGGGCGCGACATCAGGCGATTGAGCTGGTAACAAAGTGGTCCGCTTAAGCATCCGCTGAGCTGGTCGTTAAGAGCGGGGCGTTAAGGAGTGCAGTGTGGGCCTGATACAAAATATTTTAGCGGTCATTGTGGTGCTGGGCCTGTTAGTGACGTTTCACGAATTTGGTCATTTCTGGGTGGCGCGGCGCTGCGGGGTCAAAGTGCTGCGCTTTTCAGTAGGCTTTGGTAAGCCTTTATGGTCACGGGTTGATCGTCAGGGCACTGAGTACGCCATCGCGGCGATTCCGCTTGGCGGCTATGTCAAAATGCTTGATGAGCGCGAAGCGCCGGTTCCCGACGATCAGCTTGACCAAGCGTTTAACCGCAAGACAGTTTGGCAACGCATTGCTATTGTGGCAGCGGGCCCTATTGCTAATTTTTTGCTAGCGATCGTTGCGTACTGGGCACTGTTTGTGGCCGGCACTACGGTCGTGTCGCCCATGGTGGGCAACGTTATTCCAAACTCCCCTGCAGAGCAGGCGGGGCTTGCGCGGGGCTATGAAATTGTCGCTGTCCAGGGCGATGAAATGCGCTCTTGGGAAGATGTTAATCTAAAGCTGGTGTCTATCATTGGCTTTAACGGCGAGTTGAGTATTGATGCACGGCCCGAAGGGGCGAGCGATTCCCAGCGCTACGTTTTGCCGGTGACCGATTATTTAGTGCGTCAGGATCCACCGCAGCCGTTGGAAACGCTGGGTATCACGCCGTGGCAGCCAGAGTTTCCGGCTATTTTAGGCCAGATAGTGAGTGGCGAGGCCGCCGAGCAGGCGGGTCTTATGGCTGGCGATACCATGGTGGCGATTAATGGCGAGCCGGTGGATGATTGGATGCACTTCGTCAATATCGTGCGGGGAAGTCCTGGTGAAACGCTGCAACTCACCTACGAGCGCAGTGGCGAACGGTCGAACATAGATTTAACCCCAGGGCGTAACAGCTTGGATACGGGGATTGAAATTGGTTATATAGGTGCAGGTGCGCAGCAAGTTGAATGGCCTGCTGAGTTTCAGCGTGAGATCCGCTATGGCCCTATTGAAGCGGTTGGACAGGCGTTTTCGCGCACTGGCGAAATGACGCTATTAACCGTTGATGCCATACGTAAAATGTTGGTGGGGCTTATTTCGCCCTCCAATTTATCCGGGCCGATTACCATTGCGCAGGTGTCTGGGGATTCAGCGCGTGCGGGGGTAGAAGCGTTTGTTGGCTTTCTAGCGTATCTTTCTATCAGTCTTGGGGTGCTTAATTTACTACCGATCCCCGTGCTTGATGGTGGCCATTTGCTTTATTATTTCATGGAGGTCGTGCGTGGACGGCCAGTATCTGAAAAAACACAAGCCGTAGGATTGCGCATTGGGCTTGCCATGGTCGGCACCCTGATGTTGATGGCCCTCTATTTTGATCTGATGCGCCTGTGGTAATGACGCGTGTAGCGCGCAGGATGCCTTGGCATCTGCCTGCACAAATGTATATGGTGCCTGTCTGGAATGATGGGCAGACCAACGCGAGCGAATTGACTGCATGAAAATCAAGACCCTTGGAATGGCGGCACTTTTGCTGGCAGGCGCCAGCGGCGCCCAAGCACAATCCTTTGATGTTTCAGACATTCGAGTGGAAGGACTACAGCGGGTATCTGCCGCCTCGGTCTTCAATGCATTCCCCGTCAGTGCCAACGAGCGCGTCAGCGAGGCCCAGTTGGCCGACGCTGCGCGTGATTTGTTTGCAACGGGACTTTTTGACGATGTCTCTTTGGCACGAGAGGGGGATGTGCTCGTTATTCAGGTGGTTGAGCGCCCAACCATTGCACGGCTACAGATCAACGGCAACGATCAGATATCTGAAGACGATCTGCGCAATGGCTTACGCCAGTCGGGTCTTTCTGAGGGGCAGGTGCTAGAGCTTTCTACGCTAGAAGAAATTCAGCGCGAGCTGGAAGGCGTTTATCAGTCTCAGGGGCGCTACAGCGCCAGCATTGATACCGAGGTTGAGGAAGTTGATGAGGGTCGCGTTCAGGTCAATATCAACATCAATGAAGGCGAAATAGCTAAAATTAGCCAGATCAATATTATTGGTAATGAAGCCTTTGATGACGAAACGCTGCGCCAAGTATTTGAGCTAGACGATCGGCCGGGCCGGTTTTTTGGCTGGTTCTCTAGCGACGAGTACTCCCGCGAAGCACTGTCGGGCGATATTGAGCGCCTGCGTTCATATTACCTGGATCGCGGCTATGTCAACTTTGACGTTACCTCGACTCAGGTGTCTATTGGCCCTGAAAAGTCGGAAATTTTCATCACCTTAAACGTTGATGAAGGTCAACAGTATCGCGTTGGCGATATTCGTTTTGCGGGTGATTTGCAAATCAGTGAAAACGAAGCCCGTCAGCTGCTCACCGTTGAGGAAGGTGAGATTTTCTCGCGTGGCGATGTCAATGCCTCCACGGAAGCACTGCGCCAGCGGCTGGGTGCGGAAGGATTTGCCTTTGCGGACATTCAGGGCGTACCGGAAATATCGGATGATGGTGAGACGGTCGATTTGGTCATCGCCGTTAATTCTGGTGAGCGTGCCTATGTGCGCCGTATTGAGTTCTTCGGCAATACCACCACGCAGGACGAAGTGCTGCGTCGCGAAATGATTCAGCTAGAAGGCGCGCCTGCCTCAACCGATGCCATCACCCAATCACGTCAGCGTCTAGAGCGACTGGGTTTCTTTAGCCAAGTAGAAGTGGATACGCAGCCGGTCCCTGGCGAGCCGGATCTGCTGGATGTTACTTATAACGTTGAAGAGCAGCCTTCCGGCTCGGTGTCTGCCAGCGTTGGTTTTTCTCAGAGTGCTGGCGTTATCTACGGCGTAGGCCTATCGCAGAATAACTTCCTAGGCACGGGTAACCGCGTCAACGTGGGCGCTCAGCGCAGCGATACCTTTACCAGCGTCAACTTTGGTTTCACCGACCCGTATTGGACGCTTGATGGGATTTCTCGCGGTTACAATGTTTTCTACCGCGAAACTGACTACGCCGATTCCGATATTTCTACGTTCTCGACGGATGCCTACGGTGCAGGTATTAACTTCGGCTATCCCGTCAGCGAGCTATCGCGGCTAAACTTTGGCGCCAGTCTTGAAGATCTAACGGTCAAAACTTACTTTGATACGGCCTCTGAAATTCGCCGCTATGTGGAAGAGGAGGGTGAGGACGCGCAAAGTCTGAAGCTGACGGCCAGCTGGACACGTAACAACCTTAACCGCGGTATCATGCCGACGGATGGTAATTACCAGCGTCTTTCAGTAGAAACCGGCGTGCCGGGCAGCGATGCGGAATACTATAAGCTGCGTGCGCGGGCCCAGCAGCTTTTCCCGATTAATGCTGATGAGTCCTTCGCGTTCAAATTT
This DNA window, taken from Vreelandella profundi, encodes the following:
- the rpsB gene encoding 30S ribosomal protein S2 — protein: MSHVNMRDLLKAGAHFGHQTKYWNPKMSKFIFGARNKIHIINLEHTLPALNEAVDVVEKMAASNNKILFVGTKRSASKVIKEEANRSGQPFVNHRWLGGMLTNFKTIRQSIKRLRELEAMREDGTFEKLTKKEVLMATREQEKLERSIGGIKNMGGLPDALFVIDVDHERIAINEANKLGIPVIGVVDTNSNPDGVDYVIPGNDDSIRAIQIYVKAIADACGRAKESNAQEFVEVTEEAAAAEDNTAAE
- the tsf gene encoding translation elongation factor Ts; the encoded protein is MAAISASQVKELRERTGLGMMECKKALTETDGDIDVAIENLRKNSGLKAAKKADRIAAEGVVVTRVAEDGSYGVMVEINSETDFVARDDNFISFADKIVGGFFAAKNEDVAAVMAGDLETAREQLVQKIGENIGVRRAVVVNAVGGGLVGEYVHGGRIGVLTVLTGGTAAVAKDVAMHVAAINPAVALPADMPQEQLDQEKAIILAQPDMAGKPEQIAEKMVQGRLKKYLAENSLTEQPFVKDPNQTVAEFVKAAGGEVVSFTRFEVGEGIEKEEVDFAKEVMEQAGRR
- the pyrH gene encoding UMP kinase, with translation MSRDVQEPTPYVAPSKGNAESSKSKYKRILLKLSGEALMGEHDFGIDPKVLDRLALEIGQLVGIGVQVGIVIGGGNLFRGAALSEAGMDRVTGDHMGMLATVMNALAMRDALERSNIRSRVMSAIPMSGVVEHYDRRTAIRYLTSGDVVLFSAGTGNPFFTTDSAACLRGIEVDADVVIKATKVDGVYNKDPVKHPDAVKYDQLSYDDALDQKLGVMDLTAICLVRDHNMPVRVFDMNKPGALLNMVVGGKEGTLIYRG
- the frr gene encoding ribosome recycling factor is translated as MINDIKKDAESRMKKSVDALNSNFNKIRTGRAHPSILDAVTVDYYGSQVPLGQVASVNVEDARTLSIAPWEQGMVQKIEKAIMTSDLGLNPASAGNVIRVPMPMLTEETRKVYIKQARSEAENARVAVRNVRRDANGDFKSLLKEKDITEDDQRQGEDEVQKLTDKYIAEVDKALAAKEQDLMQV
- the uppS gene encoding polyprenyl diphosphate synthase, giving the protein MTSPQFPKKQPDDASALSLDGEAMPSHVAIIMDGNNRWARARGLSGVRGHRAGVEAVRAVIQRAAEREVKTLSLFAFSSENWKRPAAEVNALMELFLMALKREVKKLNERNVRLSIIGEERGFSHAIQKHIQRAEALTAHNTGMHLVIAANYGGQWEIARAARTLAEQVAAGDLAPSAIDEDCFDAAMGSERVPPVDLCIRTSGEQRLSNFMLWQLAYAELHFSPLLWPDFGADAFDLALNDFCQRRRRFGMTDEQIEAQGA
- a CDS encoding phosphatidate cytidylyltransferase codes for the protein MLKQRIITAAWLAPLTLIGLFGLQGGAFALFTALMVLLGAWEWTNLAGVTRQRIRLQLVAAMALLMAIMWLSGAVFAVWPLWLAAVGWLANLYWVVRYPAAGTQWQTTTRRLAMGLWVLLPCWVGFNVLRDSGAIWLLFVMLLVWTADIGAYFAGRRWGKRKLAPRVSPGKSWEGVIGGLVATSLLALAFAIWQPLGLAGGIALIIITALVTLISVLGDLLESMLKRYRNIKDSSQLLPGHGGVLDRIDSLTAAIPLFALLYLEVLLSMLASSLGQGPPL
- the ispC gene encoding 1-deoxy-D-xylulose-5-phosphate reductoisomerase, producing MIQSAKPSSLQRVTVLGSTGSVGTSTLDVIARHPERYAVHALTAHTSKEALLAQCLIHRPAVAVLDSDADAAWLRRELKQAGQPVDVSAGPQALCDVARDASVDCVMAAIVGAAGLLPALAAAEAGKRVLLANKEALVMSGALFMDAVSRSGATLLPIDSEHNAIYQCLPVEHRGGLAQHGITQLMLTASGGPFRTWRQADIDSATPEQACAHPNWSMGRKISVDSATLMNKGLELIEACWLFDATPEQIQVVVHPQSVIHSMVAYHDGSVIAQLGNPDMRTPIAYGLAWPERINAGVETLDLFQVARLDFEAPDEARFPCLGLARAAMQQGGLAPTVLNAANEIAVEAFLQRRLGFSAIGQLVEEILSRPSEGRVDSVESVLAADQWARHQAIELVTKWSA
- the rseP gene encoding RIP metalloprotease RseP, translating into MGLIQNILAVIVVLGLLVTFHEFGHFWVARRCGVKVLRFSVGFGKPLWSRVDRQGTEYAIAAIPLGGYVKMLDEREAPVPDDQLDQAFNRKTVWQRIAIVAAGPIANFLLAIVAYWALFVAGTTVVSPMVGNVIPNSPAEQAGLARGYEIVAVQGDEMRSWEDVNLKLVSIIGFNGELSIDARPEGASDSQRYVLPVTDYLVRQDPPQPLETLGITPWQPEFPAILGQIVSGEAAEQAGLMAGDTMVAINGEPVDDWMHFVNIVRGSPGETLQLTYERSGERSNIDLTPGRNSLDTGIEIGYIGAGAQQVEWPAEFQREIRYGPIEAVGQAFSRTGEMTLLTVDAIRKMLVGLISPSNLSGPITIAQVSGDSARAGVEAFVGFLAYLSISLGVLNLLPIPVLDGGHLLYYFMEVVRGRPVSEKTQAVGLRIGLAMVGTLMLMALYFDLMRLW
- the bamA gene encoding outer membrane protein assembly factor BamA yields the protein MKIKTLGMAALLLAGASGAQAQSFDVSDIRVEGLQRVSAASVFNAFPVSANERVSEAQLADAARDLFATGLFDDVSLAREGDVLVIQVVERPTIARLQINGNDQISEDDLRNGLRQSGLSEGQVLELSTLEEIQRELEGVYQSQGRYSASIDTEVEEVDEGRVQVNININEGEIAKISQINIIGNEAFDDETLRQVFELDDRPGRFFGWFSSDEYSREALSGDIERLRSYYLDRGYVNFDVTSTQVSIGPEKSEIFITLNVDEGQQYRVGDIRFAGDLQISENEARQLLTVEEGEIFSRGDVNASTEALRQRLGAEGFAFADIQGVPEISDDGETVDLVIAVNSGERAYVRRIEFFGNTTTQDEVLRREMIQLEGAPASTDAITQSRQRLERLGFFSQVEVDTQPVPGEPDLLDVTYNVEEQPSGSVSASVGFSQSAGVIYGVGLSQNNFLGTGNRVNVGAQRSDTFTSVNFGFTDPYWTLDGISRGYNVFYRETDYADSDISTFSTDAYGAGINFGYPVSELSRLNFGASLEDLTVKTYFDTASEIRRYVEEEGEDAQSLKLTASWTRNNLNRGIMPTDGNYQRLSVETGVPGSDAEYYKLRARAQQLFPINADESFAFKFTGNVGYADTLGSNDPFPFYENFYAGGLGSVRGYTSNTLGQRTTPANEGGRNRTLGGNVSIEGSAEIIFPLPFIEDQRALQTSLFLDGGNTFLSSCYDVLDEDAGRQQCNSGVDLGDLRYSTGIGLSWLTPVGPLTFSVARPLNEESGDDTQFFQFSLGQTF